From the Solanum lycopersicum chromosome 10, SLM_r2.1 genome, one window contains:
- the LOC138338848 gene encoding uncharacterized protein → MVVTVDNELPEKLRHNHPLFLSTADTSGVVLISIQLTGAENYSVWSRTMRIAILERNKLGLIDGKCRKDGFCPNLSDLWERCNAIVLSWIMNCVSKKLLGGIVYSTYECSVWRDLKERFDKTDGSRIFQLHREIVTLVQGTSTIAEYFTKLRLCWAEFDCIVPFRGCNFTESRGFVEFMKQQKLLQFLLGLNETYEQARSQILMLVPLPSVNQAYSMMIERESQRVIANSARNVNNLEIAALMTARQVPNKFKGDWNAQCDHCKMMGHTKANCFRLIGYPSNFRFKKKVGQQNDSYEKEGENRSHAHNIRDEESRSHNDGSQARAAHVNFCNDQGYNNYPRNDNLHADWNRSHIPSQQHLQMMQQYDKSSHLNQSNLGQHKADDVPEPSSSNMCRLSDSKMGANFSKAFASYACNDDKEWIIDTGASNHMISHKEMLNFRKPVADYNKQITKELQCSVHFFPNYCVFQDLSSGKVLEIGEEKNGLYMMSHRERGVDCSPKGMVASKNKLDILLWHRRLPSIALNNKSPFEVFHGVKGSLTHLRTIGCLCYAKCLPPGDKFEAKAVPNTSPSPTAFLDISPTEDSPPHDVLDRPDIVSNIEVDDVDISTLPVGVNSMPLRHITEPKSYKEACSDPRWISAMKEKIQALEANKTWLIVPLPSHKKPIGCKWVYKIKFKADGTKKGILMNQRKYALELIEEMGLTAAKPSWTPLDINLKLTNTLLDEAMNITDSNKAMNITNDQVLADKGPYQRLIGRLLYLTLSRPDIGFAVQTLSQFLQCPKKSHMEAALKVVRYIKREPTMGVLMSSKKDRELIAFCDADWAACPNTRRSVAGFLIKHGESLISWKSKKQTTVSRSSAESEYRSMASTVSELVWIIALYKELGEEIHLPVKLFCDSEAALQIEANPVYHERTKHIEVGCHFIREKIQIGLIQTLYIRTQEQQADIMTKGLARAQHEHLVSKLGVLNVFVPTSLRGSNEKGVITLLTKISYNKL, encoded by the exons ATGGTTGTTACTGTCGACAATGAGTTACCGGAAAAACTTAGACACAATCATCCTCTTTTTTTGAGTACTGCAGACACGTCTGGAGTTGTATTGATTTCCATTCAACTTACAGGTGCTGAGAATTATTCCGTATGGAGCAGAACGATGAGAATAGCCATACTTGAAAGAAACAAGTTGGGGCTAATCGATGGAAAGTGCAGGAAGGATGGATTTTGTCCTAATTTGAGTGATTTGTGGGAGAGATGCAATGCAATTGTCCTTTCATGGATCATGAATTGTGTTTCAAAGAAATTATTGGGTGGAATTGTTTACTCTACATATGAATGTTCTGTTTGGCGAGATCTTAAGGAGAGATTTGATAAGACGGATGGATCAAGGATCTTTCAACTACATAGAGAAATTGTCACATTGGTACAGGGTACGAGTACTATCGCAGAGTATTTCACAAAATTGAGATTGTGCTGGGCAGAATTTGATTGCATTGTGCCTTTTCGTGGTTGTAATTTCACAGAATCGAGAGGTTTTGTAGAATTTATGAAACAGCAGAAGTTGTTACAATTTTTACTAGGTCTTAATGAGACTTATGAGCAGGCTAGAAGTCAGATCTTGATGCTAGTTCCTCTTCCTTCTGTTAATCAAGCCTATTCAATGATGATTGAAAGAGAAAGCCAACGAGTCATAGCAAACTCAGCTAGGAATGTTAATAATCTGGAGATAGCAGCTCTTATGACTGCTCGTCAAGTTCCTAACAAGTTTAAAGGGGACTGGAATGCTCAGTGTGATCATTGCAAGATGATGGGTCATACTAAAGCCAATTGCTTTAGGTTAATTGGATATCCTTCCAACTTCAGATTCAAGAAGAAAGTTGGACAGCAAAATGATTCTTATGAGAAGGAAGGAGAAAATCGAAGTCATGCTCACAATATAAGGGATGAGGAAAGTCGATCACACAATGATGGATCACAAGCTCGAGCAGCTCATGTGAATTTTTGTAATGATCAAGGTTACAATAACTATCCTAGAAATGATAATCTTCATGCTGATTGGAATAGATCACACATTCCTTCACAACAACACCTACAGATGATGCAACAATATGATAAATCATCACATCTCAATCAGTCTAATCTGGGACAGCACAAGGCTGATGATGTGCCAGAACCTTCCTCCTCAAATATGTGCAGATTATCTGATTCGAAAATGGGAGCTAATTTTTCTAAAGCATTTGCTTCCTATGCATGTAATGATGATAAGGAATGGATAATAGACACAGGTGCATCCAACCATATGATATCTCATAAagagatgttgaattttaggaAGCCTGTTGCTGACTATAACAAACAA ATCACTAAGGAACTACAATGCTCAgttcatttttttcctaattattgTGTGTTCCAAGACCTCTCAAGTGGGAAGGTACTGGAGATTGGTGAAGAAAAGAATGGCCTCTATATGATGAGTCACAGAGAGAGAGGTGTTGATTGCTCACCAAAAGGAATGGTTGCTTCCAAGAATAAGCTGGACATCCTTCTTTGGCATAGAAG ATTGCCATCTATAGCTCTCAACAACAAGTCTCCTTTTGAAGTGTTTCATGGTGTTAAAGGGTCCTTAACACACCTCAGAACAATAGGTTGTTTATGTTATGCTAAGTGTTTACCACCTGGAGATAAGTTTGAAGCCAAAGCTGTTCCT AATACATCTCCATCTCCTACTGCTTTCTTGGACATATCTCCTACTGAAGATTCTCCTCCACATGATGTTCTTGATAGGCCTGACATTGTTTCTAATATTGAGGttgatgatgttgatatttCTACTTTGCCTGTTGGTGTTAACTCTATGCCTTTGAGACA CATCACTGAGCCTAAATCTTACAAGGAGGCATGTTCAGATCCTAGATGGATTTCAGCTATGAAAGAAAAGATTCAAGCACTTGAGGCAAATAAGACATGGCTTATAGTACCTTTACCCTCTCACAAGAAACCTATTGGTTGTAAATGGGTTTACAAGATCAAGTTTAAGGCTGATGGTACAAAAAAGGGCATACTGATGAACCAAAGAAAATATGCTTTAGAATTGATAGAGGAGATGGGATTGACTGCAGCTAAACCATCTTGGACACCACTGGATATCAATTTGAAGTTAACAAATACATTGCTAGATGAAGCCATGAATATTACAGATAGCAATAAAGCCATGAATATTACAAATGATCAAGTACTGGCAGACAAGGGTCCATACCAAAGATTAATTGGAAGATTGTTATATTTGACACTATCTAGGCCTGACATTGGATTTGCAGTACAAACCTTAAGTCAGTTTCTGCAATGTCCAAAGAAATCACACATGGAAGCAGCTCTTAAAGTAGTTAGATACATAAAAAGAGAACCTACAATGGGAGTGTTGATGAGCAGCAAGAAAGACAGAGAATTAATAGCCTTCTGTGATGCAGATTGGGCAGCATGTCCAAATACAAGAAGATCAGTGGCAGGGTTCTTAATCAAACATGGAGAGTCTTTGATTTCTTGGAAGTCAAAGAAACAAACAACAGTATCAAGAAGTTCAGCTGAATCAGAGTATAGAAGCATGGCTTCTACTGTATCAGAATTAGTTTGGATCATTGCATTATACAAAGAATTAGGAGAAGAAATACATCTACCTGTAAAGCTTTTCTGTGATAGCGAAGCAGCCTTACAAATAGAAGCTAATCCAGTCTACCACGAAAGAACAAAGCACATTGAAGTCGGCTGCCATTTCATCAGAGAAAAGATACAAATTGGGTTGATTCAAACACTATACATAAGGACACAAGAACAGCAAGCAGACATTATGACAAAGGGGCTGGCAAGAGCACAACATGAGCATTTGGTTTCCAAGCTGGGAGTTTTGAATGTATTCGTACCTaccagcttgagggggagtaaTGAGAAAGGTGTTATTACTTTGCTAACTAAAATTAGTTATAACAAATTATAG
- the LOC101263554 gene encoding DUF21 domain-containing protein At2g14520-like, translating into MGVEYTCCESEFFNHIVIIVFLVIFAGMMSGLTLGLMSLSLVDLEVLAKSGTPSDRKNAAKILPVVQNQHLLLCTLLICNAAAMEALPIFLDSLISAWGAILISVTLILLFGEIIPQSLCSRHGLTIGATMAPFVRVLVWICFPIAYPIGKLLDYLLGHQNSGLFRRAELKTLVHFHGNHAGKGGELTNDETTIIAGALELHEKRAGDAMTPISDIFSIDIDGKLDRDLTNLILEKGHSRIPIYFDQPTNIIGLLLVKNLLTIHPADETLVRNVTIRKIPRVSYTMRLDDILNEFQKGHSHMAVVTRECNKKTTDQPASNSALAHNSVEDVIVDIDDERPVPEKITATSSQKGKSSLPNGGNNNSARRIRNRSRMSSKDMYADILRIDENDLPNIPDDEEVVGIITMEDIIEELLQEEIFDETDHTKHL; encoded by the exons ATGGGGGTGGAGTACACATGTTGCGAGTCGGAGTTCTTCAATCATATAGTGATCATTGTATTTCTGGTAATATTTGCGGGAATGATGTCTGGCCTTACATTGGGGTTAATGTCGTTAAGTCTTGTTGATCTTGAAGTCCTTGCAAAGTCTGGAACTCCAAGTGATCGTAAAAATGCTG CGAAGATCTTGCCTGTTGTACAAAATCAGCATTTATTGCTCTGCACCCTACTTATATGCAATGCTGCTGCCATGGAG GCACTTCCCATCTTTCTTGACAGCCTAATTTCAGCTTGGGGTGCTATACTTATTTCTGTCACATTGATTCTTCTGTTTGGTGAG ATCATACCTCAGTCCCTTTGCTCTAGACATGGACTGACCATTGGTGCAACTATGGCCCCATTTGTCCGCGTTCTTGTTTGGATCTGCTTTCCTATTGCATATCCAATAGGCAAG CTATTGGACTATCTGCTAGGTCATCAAAATAGTGGTCTTTTCCGACGAGCTGAGTTGAAAACTTTAGTACATTTTCATGGAAATCAT GCTGGTAAAGGTGGAGAGCTAACAAATGATGAGACAACTATAATTGCTGGTGCTTTGGAGCTTCACGAGAAAAGAGCCGGTGATGCTATGACCCCCATATCTGATATCTTTTCAATTGATATTGATGGGAAGTTGGACAG AGATTTGACCAATTTAATTTTGGAGAAAGGGCATAGCAGGATACCAATCTACTTTGATCAACCTACAAACATAATTGGACTTCTTCTG GTCAAGAACTTATTAACCATCCATCCAGCAGATGAAACCCTTGTAAGAAATGTTACCATCCGAAAGATCCCAAG GGTCTCATATACCATGCGATTGGATGACATCTTGAATGAGTTTCAGAAAGGTCATAGTCATATGGCTGTGGTTACAAGAGAATGCAACAAAAAGACGACGGACCAACCTGCTAGCAATAGTGCCCTTGCTCACA ATTCTGTTGAGGATGTGATAGTAGACATTGATGATGAAAGACCTGTTCCCGAGAAGATTACAGCTACATCATCACAGAAGGGTAAGAGTAGTCTTCCCAATGGTGGAAACAATAATTCAGCCAGGAGAATTAGGAATAGGAGCAGGATGTCCTCGAAAGATATGTATGCGGACATTTTGCGGATAGATGAAAATGATCTGCCAAATATCCCTGATGATGAAGAGGTAGTTGGCATAATAACTATGGAAGACATTATTGAAGAGCTTTTACAG GAGGAAATTTTTGATGAGACGGATCATACAAAGCATTTATAG